Proteins from a single region of Gordonia hongkongensis:
- the sfnG gene encoding dimethylsulfone monooxygenase SfnG yields MSTESIADQIKFAYWVPNVSGGLVTSTIEQRTGWDYDYNVKLAQTAENNGFEYALSQVRYEASYGAEYQHESTSFSLALLLATQRLKVIAAVHPGLWHPAVLAKLGATADHLSKGRFAINVVSGWFKDEFTHLGEPWLEHDERYRRSGEFLEVIRKIWTEDEVDYRGDFYRIHDFTLKPKPLNTVERPNPELFQGGNSSAARNNGGRYADWYFSNGKDFDGVTEQLDDLRAVARAHEREVKFGLNGFIIARDTEKEARDTLREIVEKANRPAVEGFRDAVQQAGNSTGDKKGMWADSSFEDLVQYNDGFRTQLIGTPEQVAERIVAYKRLGIDLILGGFLHFQEEIEYFGEKVLPLVREIEGAQSDTAPTPAGVA; encoded by the coding sequence GACTACGACTACAACGTCAAACTCGCGCAGACCGCCGAGAACAACGGTTTCGAGTACGCGCTGTCGCAGGTGCGGTACGAGGCGAGCTACGGAGCCGAATACCAGCACGAATCCACCAGTTTCAGCCTCGCACTCCTGCTCGCCACGCAGCGGCTGAAGGTGATCGCGGCGGTGCACCCGGGGCTCTGGCATCCGGCCGTCCTGGCCAAGCTCGGCGCCACCGCCGACCATCTGTCCAAGGGTCGCTTCGCGATCAACGTCGTCAGCGGCTGGTTCAAGGACGAGTTCACCCACCTCGGCGAGCCGTGGCTCGAGCACGACGAGCGGTACCGGCGCAGCGGAGAGTTCCTCGAGGTGATCCGCAAGATCTGGACCGAGGACGAGGTCGATTACCGCGGCGACTTCTACCGCATCCACGACTTCACGCTGAAGCCCAAGCCGCTCAACACCGTCGAGCGTCCGAACCCCGAGCTGTTCCAGGGCGGGAACTCCTCGGCCGCCCGCAACAACGGCGGACGCTACGCGGACTGGTACTTCTCCAACGGCAAGGACTTCGACGGCGTGACCGAGCAGCTCGACGACCTCCGCGCCGTCGCACGTGCCCACGAGCGCGAGGTGAAATTCGGGCTCAACGGCTTCATCATCGCGCGGGACACCGAGAAAGAGGCCCGCGACACTCTGCGCGAGATCGTCGAGAAGGCGAATCGCCCTGCGGTGGAGGGCTTCCGGGACGCCGTCCAGCAGGCCGGGAACTCGACAGGCGACAAGAAGGGCATGTGGGCCGACTCGTCGTTCGAGGACCTCGTCCAGTACAACGACGGCTTCCGGACCCAGCTGATCGGCACCCCGGAGCAGGTGGCCGAACGCATCGTCGCCTACAAGCGTCTGGGCATCGACCTGATCCTCGGCGGCTTCCTGCACTTCCAGGAGGAGATCGAGTACTTCGGTGAGAAGGTGCTGCCTCTGGTGCGCGAGATCGAGGGCGCCCAGAGCGACACCGCCCCGACGCCTGCGGGAGTGGCGTGA